The Haloplanus natans DSM 17983 DNA segment CGCCGTCCGTCGCCGTGGGCGGCGACGCCTCGTCCTCGCCCACCTCGTTCGCGCCGGAGAAGTCGTCGGCGAGGAGGGAGTAGGAGAGCGAGAGCGGGATGACGAGAATGACGGGGACGCGCAGTTCCATCACACCCTCGGCGAGGCTGAGCATGTGGCGGGTGCCGTAGACGCTAATGGCGTCGTAGACGGCGAGCACCGAGAGGAGGAGGATGGCGGGAAGGAGGCCGAAGCTGATGCCGAACAGGGCGCCGGCGCCGATGCCCATTACGACGCCGGCGGCGTCGATGACGTACCACTCGGGGTAGACGAGGAGGGCAACGGCGACGCCGATGGAGAGCGCGATGGCGACGAGGTTGACCGAGCCGAGCGTGACCAGCGGCGGGGCGACGACGCCGAAGACGTACCACGAGACGAGGGCGCTGGAGAAGACGACGACGGCCTTGACTGCTCGCTCGAAGGCGTATTTGAAGGCCGCGAGCATCAAGCCCGTGGCGACGAGGATGGCAACGATGTAGACGAGGCTGTTCGTCGGGTCGGAGGGGTCCTCGACGGCCTGATACCCTGCCGTCTCGAAGGGGCCGACCATCGCGAGCGCCCCGACCTGGACGAGGAGAAACAGGGCCGCGGCGACGGCGACGCCACGGGCCTCACGCGCGTTCATGAGCGTCAGTTGGGGCGGCGGTGGCTTGGGGATTGTGATACTGCCGGCCGAAATCGAGCGACCGATGTCCGGTCGTCATCGGGCGTACAGCGTCGTCCCGAGGAGGTCCGGGAGACGGACGTGGTTGGCGGGCGAGACGGCGAGATACGGCCGGGAGACGGGACCGAACACGTCGACGACTCGACCCACGTCGGAGAGCGAGTCGTCGACGGCTGTCGTGCCGATGTCCGGAGCGTCCGATCCCTCGTCACAGCGGACGACGGCCAACCCCTGTGCGGTCCGGGTGACGGTGCCGAGACGAC contains these protein-coding regions:
- a CDS encoding presenilin family intramembrane aspartyl protease PSH encodes the protein MNAREARGVAVAAALFLLVQVGALAMVGPFETAGYQAVEDPSDPTNSLVYIVAILVATGLMLAAFKYAFERAVKAVVVFSSALVSWYVFGVVAPPLVTLGSVNLVAIALSIGVAVALLVYPEWYVIDAAGVVMGIGAGALFGISFGLLPAILLLSVLAVYDAISVYGTRHMLSLAEGVMELRVPVILVIPLSLSYSLLADDFSGANEVGEDEASPPTATDGEGMDDADEGPGRDAFFIGLGDAVMPTVMVASGAFFSPASSLGVAALPALNLPALCAMIGTFLGLGILLRAVMKGRAHAGLPLLNGGAIGGYLLGSVVAGVPLVRAVGLAPYL
- a CDS encoding H/ACA ribonucleoprotein complex subunit GAR1; this translates as MRRLGTVTRTAQGLAVVRCDEGSDAPDIGTTAVDDSLSDVGRVVDVFGPVSRPYLAVSPANHVRLPDLLGTTLYAR